In one window of Methanoregula sp. DNA:
- a CDS encoding MFS transporter, which yields MSGEKEKRVLLVVASLASFLVPYTVSSLNVALPAISASFDIDAVTLGWVTSAYMLTAAICIVPFGKLADLYGRKRFFIIGNVLFALGSLLAAVSWSGSVIITARVIQALGGAMVFSTSIAIVTSVFPPGERGRAIGIITATVYAGLSLGPFIGGVLTQNIGWPGIFLVNIPLALLVIVLTLLYIPGEWAETGERRFDLTGAALYSVMLFGCIYGLTLLPSLSGISWMVLGIVVLALFLWWEQRVPSPMVEIALFKKSPVFLFSNLAALINYAVVFAVGFLLSLYLQFNRGIDPQTTGLILIAQPVVQMIISPAAGHLSDRIEPRILATAGMACTSVGLGILMFLSPTTPLVVIIAGLVILGFGYGLFSSPNTNAIMSSVEVRYLGLASAMVSTMRSIGQMLSLAIAMLVFSAVIGTVRISPEVYPELQQSVNIAFTVFFILSLIGIAASYARGKVRDRPDDTEIISA from the coding sequence ATCAGCGCGTCGTTTGATATCGATGCCGTCACGCTGGGATGGGTTACCTCGGCATACATGCTCACGGCCGCAATCTGTATCGTCCCGTTTGGCAAACTTGCCGATTTGTATGGGCGGAAGCGGTTTTTCATCATAGGAAATGTCCTTTTCGCATTAGGATCACTCCTTGCTGCCGTCTCGTGGTCGGGTTCCGTCATCATCACGGCCCGGGTCATCCAGGCACTCGGGGGTGCAATGGTGTTCTCGACGTCGATTGCCATCGTCACTTCAGTCTTCCCGCCCGGGGAACGGGGGCGGGCGATCGGGATCATCACGGCAACGGTGTATGCAGGACTCTCCCTTGGGCCATTCATCGGGGGAGTTCTTACGCAAAATATTGGCTGGCCCGGCATCTTTCTCGTCAATATTCCCCTTGCACTCCTCGTGATCGTGCTCACCTTACTGTATATCCCCGGGGAATGGGCAGAGACGGGAGAACGGCGCTTCGATCTGACCGGGGCAGCCCTGTACAGCGTGATGCTGTTTGGCTGCATCTATGGTCTCACCCTGCTGCCATCCCTGTCGGGAATCTCCTGGATGGTGCTCGGTATTGTGGTCCTTGCCCTGTTTCTCTGGTGGGAGCAGCGCGTGCCGTCACCGATGGTCGAGATCGCACTGTTCAAAAAGAGCCCGGTCTTTCTCTTCTCCAATCTCGCAGCCCTGATCAACTACGCCGTGGTTTTTGCCGTCGGTTTTCTCCTCAGCCTGTACCTGCAGTTCAACCGCGGCATCGACCCCCAGACCACGGGTCTGATCCTCATCGCCCAGCCGGTTGTCCAGATGATTATCTCCCCGGCTGCCGGCCACCTCTCGGACAGGATCGAACCCCGGATCCTTGCCACTGCCGGCATGGCATGCACCTCGGTCGGCCTTGGCATTCTGATGTTCCTTTCCCCCACAACACCGCTTGTGGTCATTATTGCAGGGCTTGTCATTCTCGGTTTCGGCTATGGTCTCTTCTCCTCGCCGAACACCAACGCCATCATGAGTTCCGTGGAGGTGCGGTACCTCGGTCTTGCTTCTGCCATGGTTTCCACGATGAGGTCTATAGGCCAGATGCTCAGCCTCGCCATCGCGATGCTCGTATTTTCTGCGGTCATCGGGACTGTCCGGATCTCTCCGGAAGTGTATCCCGAACTGCAGCAGAGTGTCAATATCGCATTTACGGTCTTTTTCATACTCAGCCTGATCGGTATCGCCGCATCGTATGCACGGGGGAAAGTACGTGACCGGCCTGATGATACTGAAATTATATCTGCATAG
- a CDS encoding LEA type 2 family protein — MPELREPVVSLERVKIHAFHLTSLDLVVKLRVQNPNSISATLRELPFTIFFQTGGRMEEIASGNTGRLEIDANSSTEIDVPVTTDNLVLIEAIAALAEKGGVRLEIKGNAVIDHILAGWTLPFTKTVDITEHEIVDAVLEKITGRPGA; from the coding sequence ATGCCCGAGCTGCGCGAGCCCGTCGTCTCCCTTGAAAGGGTGAAGATCCATGCCTTCCACCTCACATCACTGGACCTTGTGGTGAAACTCCGGGTCCAGAATCCCAATTCCATCAGCGCAACGCTCCGGGAGCTCCCATTCACCATTTTTTTCCAGACCGGGGGGCGCATGGAGGAGATCGCTTCGGGGAACACGGGCAGGCTGGAGATCGATGCCAACAGCAGCACAGAGATCGATGTCCCGGTTACGACCGACAACCTCGTGCTCATTGAGGCGATTGCAGCACTGGCTGAAAAAGGCGGTGTGCGGCTGGAGATCAAGGGAAACGCGGTGATCGATCACATCTTAGCCGGCTGGACCCTGCCGTTCACAAAGACCGTGGATATTACGGAACATGAGATCGTTGATGCGGTTTTGGAGAAGATCACCGGGAGACCGGGTGCATAA
- a CDS encoding DUF3795 domain-containing protein produces MTKKIETVCGYSCSGCDHHETECPGCEATKGKPFWTAYASIECCPVYDCCVNERKLPHCGKCPDLICERFTRFKDPNMSDEETKTALIRMEQELRARK; encoded by the coding sequence ATGACAAAGAAGATCGAGACCGTCTGCGGGTACTCCTGCAGCGGGTGCGACCATCATGAAACAGAGTGCCCCGGGTGTGAGGCAACCAAAGGTAAACCGTTCTGGACGGCCTATGCCAGCATTGAGTGCTGCCCGGTCTATGACTGCTGTGTGAATGAGCGGAAACTCCCGCACTGCGGGAAGTGCCCGGACCTGATATGCGAGCGGTTCACCCGGTTCAAGGATCCGAACATGAGCGACGAGGAAACAAAGACTGCGCTGATCCGGATGGAGCAGGAACTCCGGGCGAGGAAATAG
- a CDS encoding LEA type 2 family protein, with protein sequence MPVLHDPVVTLEDVRVRKFSLSSLDLEVMIRVENPNPLGITLRQLPFTVRCSSGHQDTEIAAGNTGRIKIPARGSTVLRIPVTSRNAALLGALATFVTRGGIQVTIQGTATIDALLFGWSIPFSKTLPVTMAQVADAMAGKDTKE encoded by the coding sequence ATGCCAGTCCTGCACGACCCGGTTGTCACCCTGGAGGATGTCAGGGTCCGGAAGTTCTCGCTCTCATCCCTCGACCTTGAGGTGATGATCCGCGTGGAGAATCCCAACCCCCTCGGCATCACCCTGCGGCAACTGCCGTTTACGGTCCGGTGCAGTTCGGGTCATCAGGATACGGAGATCGCTGCCGGCAATACCGGGCGGATAAAGATCCCTGCCCGGGGCAGCACCGTGCTCCGTATCCCGGTCACCTCGCGGAACGCCGCTTTGCTAGGGGCACTCGCGACCTTTGTTACCCGGGGCGGGATACAGGTAACAATCCAGGGAACGGCAACCATTGACGCCCTCCTGTTCGGCTGGTCGATCCCGTTTTCAAAAACCCTGCCGGTCACCATGGCGCAGGTTGCGGATGCCATGGCAGGGAAGGACACGAAGGAATAA
- a CDS encoding DUF2254 family protein, producing MNAINDIPSNDGDIPPLKDTIDFDGEEEPYKTNHFNNRLQEWELTNLVPARIIIYFSIFFAVFVLGGAFITYLNFTNSNLDSCRYFLSALVQCQAAIISIVISLTLIAVQLTAQKYSFKTVDIFKKDPDLWILLTIYIISITYEFLILKEIDGSPYITEKLGYFVSFAYLLGIFTLLALIPYILNTINLLKSDILISRLIDSISEKNFPKCRVYSDYNPDDPLQPIFDVIHISVKQYDISILDFALKRLLIRMSVILQNDTTIRSSDTVSDYFCENLKRAGLLALDKGDKDIFSIIIDTLEEFGKLKSNSLIGSNTISAINALENLGLYSSEKNYEDVTHLIVDSIYRLGNHGAEKKIRHITSSAISALDQIDSSIIIKSVNFPRSEEIREKIVNDISNIGDEIVRKSDPKIISEERYAICDPVGALNSIGQLRLQYKKYNEISEIIQSIGIIGYYTAAKCTDETIFERSLREVVESLDRLGNLSADYELSSPTSETIKRLGELAEISIENNLCQTTTETFRALNHIYATMKNNKKLEYSLHQFIKSLIQLVFYIRLKKIDSPLSKECELKIINRLKSIKKEKNSVFQDLIVKYRADRFDLYARDCESEIFEKIINEID from the coding sequence ATGAATGCGATAAATGATATTCCTTCGAATGATGGCGACATACCTCCCCTAAAAGATACAATTGATTTTGACGGTGAAGAAGAACCTTACAAAACCAACCATTTCAATAACAGATTACAGGAATGGGAGCTCACCAATCTCGTCCCTGCGAGAATTATAATTTATTTTAGCATTTTTTTCGCCGTGTTTGTTCTGGGAGGAGCATTCATAACTTATCTAAATTTTACTAATTCAAATTTAGATAGTTGTAGATATTTTCTAAGTGCTTTGGTGCAATGTCAAGCTGCGATTATTTCTATAGTAATTTCATTAACTTTGATTGCGGTTCAGCTAACTGCACAGAAATATTCTTTCAAAACGGTTGACATTTTTAAAAAGGATCCAGATCTTTGGATTTTACTTACAATTTATATAATTTCAATTACCTACGAGTTCTTGATTTTAAAAGAAATTGATGGATCACCATATATTACAGAAAAGTTGGGATATTTTGTATCCTTCGCATACTTATTGGGGATTTTCACACTTTTGGCTTTAATACCATATATTCTGAATACGATAAACTTGCTAAAAAGTGATATCCTCATTTCAAGACTCATTGACTCAATATCCGAAAAGAATTTCCCAAAATGTAGAGTGTATTCAGATTATAACCCAGATGATCCACTTCAACCAATTTTTGATGTCATCCATATATCGGTTAAACAATATGACATCTCAATTCTTGATTTCGCGCTCAAACGGTTGTTAATACGCATGTCTGTAATTTTACAAAATGACACTACAATCAGATCAAGCGACACCGTCTCGGATTATTTCTGTGAGAATCTGAAAAGGGCAGGTTTACTCGCTCTCGATAAAGGGGATAAAGACATTTTCTCAATAATAATCGATACATTGGAAGAATTTGGAAAGCTAAAATCCAATAGTTTGATCGGATCCAATACCATTTCAGCGATAAATGCATTAGAAAATCTCGGTTTATACTCATCAGAAAAAAATTATGAAGATGTTACGCACTTGATCGTTGATTCCATTTATAGACTAGGTAATCATGGAGCAGAAAAGAAAATAAGACATATAACATCTTCTGCAATTTCAGCTTTGGATCAGATCGATAGTAGTATAATTATAAAATCAGTTAATTTTCCAAGAAGTGAAGAAATTCGAGAGAAAATTGTGAATGATATCTCAAATATTGGGGATGAAATTGTCAGGAAATCGGATCCAAAAATAATTAGCGAGGAAAGGTATGCAATCTGTGATCCAGTTGGTGCTCTCAATTCAATTGGACAACTGAGACTTCAATACAAGAAATATAATGAGATATCAGAAATCATTCAATCAATTGGAATTATTGGTTATTATACAGCAGCCAAATGTACAGATGAAACGATTTTTGAGAGATCATTACGTGAAGTAGTTGAATCATTAGATCGGTTGGGGAATTTATCAGCAGATTATGAATTGAGTTCTCCAACAAGTGAAACAATAAAAAGACTTGGTGAATTAGCTGAGATTTCTATTGAGAATAATCTGTGTCAAACAACAACAGAAACATTCAGAGCTCTGAATCATATTTATGCCACAATGAAAAACAATAAGAAATTAGAATATTCACTCCATCAATTCATTAAATCATTAATTCAACTGGTTTTTTATATCAGATTGAAAAAGATTGATAGTCCATTATCAAAAGAATGTGAATTAAAAATAATTAATCGTCTTAAAAGCATCAAAAAAGAAAAAAATTCCGTTTTTCAAGATTTGATCGTCAAATATAGGGCTGATCGCTTTGATCTTTATGCAAGAGATTGTGAAAGTGAGATATTTGAAAAAATAATTAATGAAATAGACTAG
- a CDS encoding phosphomethylpyrimidine synthase ThiC: MEREVQMAEARHEQFWLALYGEHTRNIHERDGETETCPVCGDLCAVKMVNELIGTDKKCKGKQQEKK, from the coding sequence ATGGAACGCGAGGTGCAGATGGCCGAGGCCCGGCATGAGCAGTTCTGGCTGGCGCTCTATGGGGAGCATACCCGGAATATCCATGAGCGGGACGGGGAGACAGAGACCTGCCCGGTGTGCGGGGATCTCTGTGCGGTCAAGATGGTGAATGAGCTGATCGGGACTGATAAGAAGTGCAAAGGGAAGCAACAAGAAAAAAAGTGA
- a CDS encoding class I SAM-dependent methyltransferase, producing the protein MQIAEIDEIYKKVPLEKIPWNIKTPPDALTDLVKSGKVRPCRAVDLGCGAGNYAVWLTGLGFDVTGVDSSPAAIEIARRNAVKNGVRCTFVVADLLGDLRPVEGTFDFAYDYELLHHLLPEERAVYIKNVHRLTRPHAVYLSVCFSEDDPQFGGVGKTRKTPMGTILYFSSEDEIRDLVSPHFRILELKTVEVAAKFGGTHTAIYVLCERK; encoded by the coding sequence ATGCAGATCGCCGAGATCGATGAAATCTACAAAAAGGTACCGCTGGAGAAGATCCCGTGGAACATCAAGACACCCCCGGACGCTCTCACCGATCTCGTGAAGAGCGGGAAGGTCCGGCCGTGCAGGGCGGTTGATCTCGGGTGCGGTGCCGGCAATTACGCGGTCTGGCTTACCGGGCTCGGGTTTGATGTGACCGGCGTCGACAGTTCCCCGGCCGCGATAGAGATCGCACGCAGGAATGCGGTAAAGAACGGCGTCCGATGCACGTTTGTTGTCGCGGATCTCCTTGGCGACCTTCGCCCCGTGGAGGGCACGTTTGATTTTGCTTACGATTACGAGCTCCTTCACCACCTCCTGCCGGAAGAGCGGGCGGTCTATATCAAAAACGTACACCGGCTTACCCGCCCCCATGCAGTTTATCTCTCGGTCTGTTTCAGCGAGGATGACCCCCAGTTCGGGGGAGTGGGCAAAACCCGGAAGACACCCATGGGGACCATTCTTTATTTTTCGTCCGAAGATGAGATCCGGGACCTGGTATCTCCGCACTTTCGCATCCTTGAACTGAAGACGGTGGAAGTCGCAGCGAAGTTCGGGGGAACCCATACGGCGATTTATGTGCTGTGCGAGAGAAAGTGA
- a CDS encoding DUF86 domain-containing protein: protein MTSPKEKRSAGEYLSDMRDAIHAAREFSQGVTFEEFRNNREKQFAIIHALEIIGEAAKQVPASVREEYPDIPWRDIAGMRDRLIHGYFSVNLERLWNTVQEDLPHLEELLKDSIP, encoded by the coding sequence ATGACCAGCCCGAAAGAGAAACGGAGTGCAGGGGAATACCTGTCAGATATGCGGGATGCGATCCATGCCGCCCGCGAATTTTCGCAGGGTGTGACATTCGAAGAGTTCCGGAACAACCGGGAGAAACAGTTTGCTATCATCCATGCCCTTGAGATCATCGGGGAAGCGGCTAAGCAGGTACCGGCATCGGTAAGGGAAGAGTACCCTGATATCCCGTGGCGTGATATTGCGGGGATGCGTGACCGGCTCATCCACGGTTATTTTTCCGTGAATCTTGAACGTTTATGGAACACTGTTCAGGAAGACCTGCCCCATCTTGAGGAATTACTAAAAGATAGCATCCCCTGA
- a CDS encoding nucleotidyltransferase family protein, translated as MSRINPSQNKRSFDEIRQDLRSHLPDLRERYGITYLGIFGSYVRGEQKKTSDVDILVEFDRPGTLLDFIHLQNDLVDLLGVKVDLVEKNGLKPAIKPYVLAEVVPV; from the coding sequence TTGTCCAGGATCAATCCGTCCCAGAATAAGCGGTCGTTTGACGAGATACGGCAGGATCTCCGGTCACACCTGCCGGATCTCCGGGAGCGGTATGGTATTACCTACCTGGGGATATTCGGCTCCTATGTCCGGGGCGAGCAGAAAAAGACAAGCGATGTGGACATCCTTGTGGAATTCGACCGCCCGGGAACCCTCCTTGATTTTATCCATCTCCAGAATGATCTTGTGGACCTCCTCGGCGTTAAGGTGGACCTTGTTGAAAAGAACGGGCTCAAACCGGCGATCAAACCCTATGTGCTCGCAGAAGTTGTGCCGGTATGA
- the thiC gene encoding phosphomethylpyrimidine synthase ThiC: MCLMDLLVRRCSCGVPEDVAAAARTEGMDPARMARLVAAGRVVIPANPSRKHQRCAIGEGCTVKININVGTSGSRCDVAMEELKAQAALDNGADAIMDLSTGGDLVAIRKKMLALDTTVGTVPVYEAVRRAGNAMDVDADLLFKVIREHCQQGVDFLTLHCGVNRQALAALRGDPRLMGVVSRGGSFHCAMMMQRDEENPLYAEYDYLLEILAEYDVTVSLGDGMRPGCLQDAEKLAKSVEYITLGTLAKRAQAKGVQRMIEGPGHMPLDQVGYNVRMIKEITDHAPLYLLGPLVTDIAPGYDHVVAAIGGATACLNGADFLCMVSPSEHLALPDVADIIEGTRVAKIAAHVGDTVRKHEGWRMEREVQMAEARHELDWDEQFRLALYGEHARKIHERDGETETCSMCGDLCAVKMVNELFGTAPKGKGKKGK; the protein is encoded by the coding sequence ATGTGTCTTATGGATTTGCTGGTCCGCAGGTGTTCTTGCGGTGTTCCGGAAGATGTGGCAGCGGCAGCCCGGACTGAGGGCATGGATCCCGCACGCATGGCACGACTGGTTGCGGCGGGCAGGGTCGTCATCCCCGCAAACCCCAGCCGGAAGCACCAGCGGTGCGCGATCGGCGAAGGGTGCACAGTCAAGATCAATATAAACGTCGGCACATCGGGAAGCAGGTGCGATGTTGCGATGGAGGAGCTAAAGGCACAGGCAGCGCTCGATAACGGTGCCGATGCCATCATGGACCTCTCGACCGGCGGCGATCTTGTTGCGATCCGGAAGAAGATGCTCGCGCTGGATACAACGGTCGGGACCGTGCCGGTCTATGAAGCGGTGCGCCGGGCAGGCAATGCGATGGATGTGGATGCCGACCTGCTCTTTAAGGTCATCCGCGAGCACTGCCAGCAGGGTGTGGACTTCTTAACGCTCCACTGCGGCGTGAACCGGCAGGCACTCGCGGCGCTCCGGGGCGATCCCCGCCTGATGGGCGTGGTGAGCCGGGGCGGCTCATTCCACTGCGCAATGATGATGCAGCGGGACGAGGAGAACCCGCTCTACGCTGAATACGATTACCTGCTGGAGATCCTCGCGGAATACGATGTGACCGTCAGCCTCGGGGACGGGATGCGCCCCGGCTGCTTACAGGATGCCGAGAAACTCGCCAAGTCAGTCGAGTATATCACGCTCGGCACGCTGGCAAAACGGGCACAGGCAAAGGGTGTCCAGCGGATGATCGAGGGACCGGGACATATGCCGCTCGACCAGGTGGGCTACAATGTGCGGATGATCAAGGAGATCACCGACCATGCCCCGCTCTACCTGCTCGGACCGCTCGTCACCGATATCGCGCCGGGTTACGACCACGTGGTCGCAGCCATTGGCGGGGCGACAGCCTGCCTCAACGGTGCCGACTTCCTCTGCATGGTCTCGCCCAGCGAGCATCTTGCGCTGCCGGATGTCGCGGACATTATCGAAGGAACCCGGGTGGCAAAGATTGCTGCGCACGTCGGGGACACCGTCCGGAAGCACGAGGGCTGGCGGATGGAGCGCGAGGTCCAGATGGCGGAGGCCCGGCATGAGCTGGACTGGGACGAGCAGTTCCGGCTGGCGCTCTATGGGGAGCATGCCCGGAAGATCCACGAGCGGGACGGGGAGACCGAGACCTGTTCGATGTGCGGGGATCTGTGTGCGGTCAAGATGGTGAACGAGCTGTTCGGGACTGCACCTAAGGGGAAAGGGAAGAAGGGGAAGTAA
- a CDS encoding MBL fold metallo-hydrolase: protein MQVEWLTNGDVWANSYIVGNILVDAGVMPMAVAPHKERIETIVLTHCHFDHTARIKEIAHMCKAKVAIHKSDARGLLDESLNLSMHFGARSPGIMPDIMLKEGDVIGDFTVIHTPGHTPGSICLYCEKEKLLISGDTVFTDGAFGRYDFPGGSRAELQRSLERLAPLDVEGLFPGHGSPVEDGGRRHIAAALSLIKSGYG, encoded by the coding sequence ATGCAGGTCGAGTGGCTTACAAACGGTGATGTCTGGGCAAACTCCTATATCGTGGGAAATATTCTCGTGGATGCCGGGGTCATGCCCATGGCGGTAGCACCGCACAAGGAGCGGATCGAGACCATCGTCCTCACCCACTGCCACTTCGATCATACCGCCCGCATAAAAGAGATCGCGCATATGTGCAAGGCCAAGGTCGCTATCCATAAGAGCGATGCCCGGGGCCTGCTTGACGAGTCGCTGAACCTCTCGATGCACTTTGGCGCCCGCTCGCCCGGGATTATGCCTGACATCATGCTGAAAGAAGGAGATGTTATTGGCGATTTTACGGTCATCCATACACCCGGCCACACCCCGGGAAGCATCTGCCTGTACTGCGAAAAAGAAAAGCTCCTCATCAGCGGCGATACGGTATTTACCGATGGCGCTTTCGGGCGCTACGATTTCCCGGGCGGGAGCCGGGCAGAGCTCCAGCGGTCGCTAGAACGGCTGGCACCGCTCGATGTGGAGGGGCTCTTCCCGGGTCACGGGTCGCCGGTAGAAGATGGCGGGAGACGGCACATCGCCGCTGCGCTCAGCCTGATCAAGAGTGGTTATGGATAA
- a CDS encoding GIY-YIG nuclease family protein: MDKGIYCLIFKNARCAVRIGALGEIHFRPGWHCYVGSALGSGGLKRLERHIRLAAQRDKHPKWHVDYLHTSTCFSLVYAVSAVTGDRLECRLAQELDGGGVPKFGCSDCACSSHLFYRQRDPRDEIGSAFRHLGLVPTTKTIMNPDVEDNI, translated from the coding sequence ATGGATAAGGGAATTTACTGTCTCATCTTCAAAAATGCCCGCTGTGCGGTCCGGATAGGTGCGCTCGGTGAGATCCACTTCCGGCCCGGGTGGCACTGCTACGTTGGTTCAGCGCTGGGCAGCGGGGGCCTGAAACGTCTTGAGCGTCATATCCGTCTTGCCGCACAGCGCGATAAACATCCGAAATGGCATGTGGACTATCTTCACACGTCAACCTGCTTCTCTCTTGTATATGCAGTCTCTGCAGTCACGGGCGATCGCCTCGAATGCCGGCTTGCACAGGAGCTGGACGGGGGCGGGGTTCCGAAATTCGGGTGCAGCGACTGCGCCTGTTCTTCTCACCTTTTTTACCGGCAGCGTGATCCACGGGATGAGATCGGGTCTGCGTTCCGGCATCTCGGACTGGTACCAACCACCAAAACAATCATGAACCCGGACGTGGAGGATAACATATGA
- a CDS encoding flavodoxin family protein — translation MKVLGISGSMRKDGNTADLVNVILERCHSAGIKTEFVSLAGKKIHPCLGCEKCKEKKWCVIENDDWDIIVNKILDCDVLVIGSPTYYYDVCGHLKNFIDRTYSLYHDRKLAGRKGVAVAVQAQKGANRTIQTLEGFLSSHEFSSLGSVKGNGYHEGEVLADKEAVEKAQKIGDKIVRLVKKDHR, via the coding sequence ATGAAGGTGCTGGGGATTTCAGGGAGCATGCGCAAGGATGGCAACACCGCAGATCTGGTCAACGTCATTCTCGAACGCTGTCATAGTGCGGGGATCAAGACGGAGTTTGTCTCGCTTGCAGGAAAGAAGATCCACCCGTGTCTGGGCTGTGAGAAATGCAAGGAAAAGAAGTGGTGCGTGATCGAGAACGATGACTGGGATATTATCGTTAACAAGATACTTGACTGCGATGTCCTCGTGATCGGATCCCCCACGTATTACTACGATGTCTGCGGTCATCTGAAAAACTTCATCGACCGGACATATTCCCTGTATCATGACCGGAAACTTGCCGGAAGAAAGGGAGTCGCGGTTGCAGTACAGGCGCAGAAAGGTGCAAACCGGACGATCCAGACGCTGGAAGGATTCTTAAGCTCCCATGAATTTTCGTCACTGGGATCGGTCAAGGGCAACGGGTATCATGAGGGCGAAGTGCTCGCCGATAAAGAAGCCGTGGAGAAAGCACAGAAGATCGGGGATAAGATCGTTCGCCTGGTCAAAAAGGATCATCGCTGA
- a CDS encoding pyridoxamine 5'-phosphate oxidase family protein has protein sequence MRRHDREITDRSEMESILRNAAVCRLGCDDNGSPYIVPLSFGYQDGAIYMHSAREGRKIALLTENPECCIEVDECIEVVREKKPCNWGMHYRSVICRGRAHFVTDPEEKREGLNCILHHYGAESHPFSEKELDGVCVIRIDITEMTGKKCGG, from the coding sequence ATGCGAAGACACGACCGTGAGATAACCGATCGCTCCGAGATGGAATCCATTCTCAGGAACGCAGCCGTGTGCAGGCTCGGGTGCGATGATAACGGCAGCCCCTACATCGTGCCGCTGTCGTTCGGTTACCAGGACGGTGCTATCTATATGCATTCCGCCCGTGAAGGACGGAAGATCGCCCTGTTAACGGAGAACCCGGAGTGCTGTATTGAAGTTGACGAATGCATTGAAGTTGTGCGCGAGAAAAAACCCTGCAACTGGGGCATGCACTACCGGAGTGTCATCTGCCGGGGAAGAGCACATTTCGTTACTGACCCTGAAGAGAAACGGGAGGGGCTGAACTGCATCCTGCATCACTATGGTGCAGAATCACACCCGTTCTCAGAAAAAGAACTCGATGGTGTCTGTGTGATCAGGATTGATATTACGGAAATGACGGGAAAAAAGTGCGGGGGCTGA
- the cofH gene encoding 5-amino-6-(D-ribitylamino)uracil--L-tyrosine 4-hydroxyphenyl transferase CofH: MDPYLQTLLNDVKNGHRLSEDECLKLFSVRDRQVWQIAAAADDMREQRAGKAVSWVLNQNINVTNLCVNACGFCGYSKKPGEEGIYFHDKAEIQKKAALAKTRGVSEICTVSGLHPDFTAQSYIDVYRWIHEAAPGIHLHASNPMEVAYAAKKSGMSTKEVLVAMKGAGLGSLCGTAAEILVDSVRDTICREKIPTAEWVRIIKEAHGLGIRSTATIMYGHCETDADRVRHLTILREIQDATHGFTEFVPLSFIHMNTPIYRAGIARAGATGREDLLMVAVARLFLDNFANIQVSWVKEGIKMAQLGLIAGANDLGGTMFEESISKGAGAVNTDYLDPKEMQRVAEDVGRPLRRRTTLYELL; this comes from the coding sequence ATGGACCCCTACCTGCAGACCCTGCTCAATGATGTGAAAAACGGCCATAGGCTGAGTGAAGATGAATGCCTGAAGCTGTTCTCTGTCCGCGACCGGCAGGTCTGGCAGATTGCTGCTGCGGCCGATGATATGCGGGAGCAGCGTGCGGGTAAGGCCGTATCCTGGGTCCTGAACCAGAACATCAACGTGACCAACCTCTGCGTCAATGCCTGTGGGTTCTGCGGGTATTCGAAAAAACCCGGCGAGGAGGGGATCTACTTCCATGACAAGGCGGAGATCCAGAAGAAAGCGGCACTGGCAAAGACCCGGGGCGTTTCTGAGATCTGCACGGTAAGCGGCCTTCACCCGGACTTCACTGCACAGTCCTACATCGATGTCTACCGGTGGATCCATGAAGCGGCACCGGGAATCCATCTCCACGCAAGCAACCCGATGGAAGTTGCCTATGCGGCAAAAAAGAGCGGGATGAGCACAAAAGAGGTACTGGTTGCGATGAAGGGAGCAGGGCTGGGATCGCTGTGCGGGACGGCAGCCGAGATCCTGGTGGATTCCGTGCGGGATACGATCTGCCGCGAGAAGATCCCAACCGCCGAATGGGTGCGCATCATCAAAGAGGCACACGGGCTTGGTATCCGCTCAACTGCCACTATCATGTATGGCCACTGCGAGACTGACGCAGACCGGGTGCGCCACCTTACGATCCTGCGGGAGATACAGGATGCCACCCACGGGTTTACCGAGTTTGTACCGCTGTCGTTCATCCACATGAACACGCCGATTTACCGCGCCGGCATCGCCCGGGCGGGAGCGACCGGGAGAGAGGATCTCCTGATGGTGGCCGTTGCACGCTTATTCCTTGATAACTTTGCCAATATCCAGGTCTCGTGGGTGAAAGAGGGGATCAAGATGGCGCAGCTGGGGCTTATTGCCGGCGCCAATGATCTCGGCGGGACCATGTTTGAAGAGAGCATCTCCAAGGGGGCAGGAGCGGTCAATACCGATTATCTCGATCCCAAAGAGATGCAGCGTGTGGCAGAAGATGTGGGCAGACCGCTCCGGCGCCGTACAACCCTGTATGAGCTCCTCTAG